CACCATCGGTGGCCTGAGCTACGGCGAGGAAAGCCCGGAAAGCATCAAGGCCAATATCGATACCCATATCGCACCGCAGATTGTCGGCATGGACGCGCGCAAGGTGGCGCTGGTGATGGCCCGCATCCGCAAGACGATCCAGGGCAACCGCTTTGCCAAATGCGCGATCGAAACCGCGCTCTTGGACGCGCAGGCGCGGCGGCTGGGCATTCCGCTGAGCGAGTTGCTCGGCGGCCGGGTGCGCGACGCCTTGCCGGTGGCGTGGACGCTGGCCAGCGGCGATACCGCCCGCGACATCGCCGAGGCCGAGCAGATGCTGGCGCAGCGCCGGCACCGCATCTTCAAGCTGAAGATCGGCCTGCGCAGCGTGCAGGACGATGTCGCGCATGTGCTGGCGATCAAGAAGGCACTCGGTGACGAGGTCAGCGTGCGCGTCGACGTCAACCAGGCGTGGAGCGAGCTGGACGCGATGGCCGGCATCGCGGCGCTGGAGGCCGGCGGCATCGACCTGATCGAGCAGCCGGTGCGCGCCGAGCAGCGTGCATCGCTGGCGCGTCTGGCCAGTCGTTTCAGCGTGCCGCTGATGGCCGACGAGGCCTTGCACGGCCCGCAGAGCGCCTTCGAGCTGGCGGCGTCGGCCGGTGCCGACGTGTTCGCGGTCAAGATCGCGCAGTCAGGCGGCCTGCTGCCGGCGCAACTGGTCGGGTCGCTGGCGCAGCTGGCGGGGATCGGCCTGTACGGCGGCACCATGCTGGAAGGCGCCGTCGGCACCGCCGCCTCGGCGCACCTGTTTTCCACCTTTGCCTCGCTCAGTCACGGCACCGAGCTGTTCGGCCCGCTGCTGCTGACCGAGGAAATCCTGTGCGAACCGCTGCAGTACCAGGATTTCATGCTGCAGGTGCCGACCGGGCCGGGGCTGGGCATCCAGATCGATCGCGACAAGCTGGCCCGCTTGCGCCGCCGCTAACGCCATCGCTGACCTTATCCCGAACCGAAGAGGAGCAAACCATGCTGTTTCACGTACGAATGGATGTGAAGTTACCGCACGACATGGCCGACAGCGTTGCGGCCAACCTGAAGCAAGTCGAGAAGGACAAGGCGCAGGCGCTGCAGCGCAGCGGCAAGTGGCGCCACCTGTGGCGTGTTGCCGGCCAGTACTCGAATGTCAGCATTTTTGACGTGACGGATGTGGACGAGCTGCACCAGCTGCTGTCCACGCTGCCACTATTTCCGTTCATGACCATCCAGGTCATGCCCCTGTGTCGTCACCCGTCTTCGGTACACGACGACGACCGTTGAATAAAGCCCGCCAGAAGGCTAACGCCGTAAACCCGCGTCAACCCGCAACCCCCGAGTCACAACACAACAGTACTACAGAGGAGTCTTAGACATGAATCACGCAGAAATCGATGCCCTGGTAAAAAGCTTCATCGTTGATACCGCTAGCGGTGCGGTGAACCCGCGCGTGCAGCAAGTGGTGGTGCGCCTGACCAGCGACCTGTTCAAGGCGATCGAGGACCTGGACCTGCAGCCGAGCGAAATCTGGAAAGGTCTGGAGTACTTTGCCGAGGCCGGTGCCAGCCACGAGCTGGGCCTGCTGGCGCCCGGTATCGGTCTGGAGCGCTTCATCGACATCCGCCAGGACGAGGCAGAGGCCAAGGCCGGCCTGACTGGCGGCACGCCGCGCACCATCGAAGGCCCGCTGTACGTGGCCGGCGCCCCGACGAGCACGGGTTTCGCCCGCCTCGATGACGGCAGCGAAAGCGCGCAGGGCGAAGTGCTGTTCATGCAGGGCACCGTCTACGGTGCCGACGGCAAGCCGCTGCCGGGGGCACAGGTGGAGGTGTGGCACGCCAACCTGATGGGCAACTACTCCTTCTTCGACAAGAGCCAGTCCCACTTCAACCTGCGCCGTACCATCATCACCGACGAGCAGGGCCGCTACCAGTTCCGCAGCATCGTGCCGATGGGCTACGGCTGCCCGCCGGAAGGCACCACCCAGCGCCTGCTGACGCAGCTGGGCCGCCACGGCCGCCGTCCGGCGCACATCCACTTCTTCGTGTCGGCGCCGGCACACCGCAAGCTGACCACCCAGATCAATATCGACGGTGACGAATACCTGTGGGACGACTTCGCCTTCGCCAGCCGCGAAGGACTGGTGCCGGCGGTGACCCGCATCAGCGATGCCGCCGCGCTGGACCAGAAGCAGCTGAGCCAGCCGTTCGCCTCCATCGACTTCGACTTCCACCTCTATGGTGAGTCGGCGGTGGCCCCGGCGGCCGAAGTGGCACGCCAGCGCGCCAGCGCCTGACCGACAACAACAAGAGGGCTGCCGCAGCGGCAGCCCCGCCAGGCCAGCAAGGAGACACACCATGATCCCGATTCACACCGATAGCAGCCCCAGGCTGAAGTCGCTGGACGACTACCTGATCGAGAATCCGCAGACCGGTGACTACCGCCTGCACCGCAGCGTCTTCACCGACGAAGCGCTGTTCGAACTCGAGATGAAGCACATCTTCGAAGGCAACTGGATCTATCTCGCGCACGAGAGCCAGATCCCGAACAACAACGACTACTACACCACTAATATGGGGCGCCAGCCGATCTTCATCGCGCGCAACCGCCAGGGTGAGCTGAACGCCTTCGTCAACGCCTGTACCCACCGCGGCGCGACGCTGTGCCGCCACAAGCGCGGCAACAAGGCGACCTACACCTGCCCGTTCCACGGCTGGACCTTCAACAACAGCGGCAAGCTGCTGAAGGTGAAGGATCCGGAAGACGCCGGCTACCCGGACTGCTTCAACAAGGAAGGCTCGCACGACCTGAAAAAAGTCGCGCGCTTCGAGAACTACCGCGGCTTCCTGTTCGGCAGCCTGAATGCGGACGTCAAGCCGCTGACCGAGTATCTCGGCGAGGCGACCAAGATCATCGACATGATCGTCGAGCAGTCGCCGGATGGGCTGGAGGTGCTGCGCGGCTCGTCGACCTACACCTTCGACGGCAACTGGAAGCTGACCGCCGAAAACGGTGCCGATGGCTACCACGTTTCGGCCGTGCACTGGAACTACGCCGCCACCACCAGCCAGCGCAAGGAACAGAACGCGCGCGAAGACAACACCCGCGCCATGGACGCCGGCAAGTGGGGCAAGCAGGGCGGCGGCTTCTACGCCTTCGAGCACGGCCACATGCTGTTGTGGACGCAGTGGGCCAACCCGGAAGACCGTCCCAACTTCGCGCGCCGCGACGAATACGCCGACAAGCTCGGCCCCGAGATGGCCGACTGGATGGTACGCAACTCGCGCAACCTGTGCCTGTACCCCAACGTGTACCTGATGGACCAGTTCGGCTCGCAGATCCGCGTGGTACGGCCGCTGTCGGTGGGCAAGTCCGAAGTCACCATCTATTGCATCGCGCCCAAGGGCGAACCGGCCGACGCGCGCGCCCGCCGCATCCGCCAGTACGAAGACTTCTTCAACGCCAGCGGCATGGCGACGCCGGACGACCTGGAAGAGTTCCGCGCCTGCCAGCAAGGCTATGCCGGCCGTGCGGTGGAGTGGAACGACATGTGCCGCGGCGCCACGCACTGGGTGGAAGGGGCCGACGAGGCTGCCCGCAAGATCGGCCTGAAGCCGGTGCTGAGCGGGGTCAAGACCGAGGACGAGGGCCTGTACACGGTGCAGCACCGCTACTGGCTGGACGTGATGAAGAAAGCCGTTGCCGCGGAAGGGGGACAGGCATGAGTACCGTGAATATGGAGCTGATCCGCGCCTTTCTCTACCGCGAAAGCCGCCTGCTGGACGACGAGCAGTGGGACGACTGGCTGGCGTGCTACCACGACGACGCCGAGTTCTGGATGCCGTCGTGGGACGACGACGACACCCTGGTGTCCGACCCGCAGCGCGAGATCTCGCTGATCTACTACCCGAATCGGCAGGGGCTGGAAGACCGCGTGTTCCGCATCAAGACCGAGCGCTCCAGCGCCACCATGCCGGACACCCGCACCAGCCACAACATCAGCAATGTCGAGCTGGTGGCGCAGGACGGCGCGCAGGTCACCGTGCGCTTCAACTGGCACACGCTGAGCCACCGTTACAAGACCGATTACAGCCACTTCGGCATGGCGCGCTACGTGATCGATTTTGCCGGGGACAGTCCGAAAATCCGCAACAAGTATGTGGTGCTGAAAAACGATTACATCCACCAGGTAATCGATATCTATCACATCTGATCCGCCAGGCAGGAATACACCATGAGTTATCAGATTGCACTTCAGTTTGAAGATGGCGTCACCCGTTTCATCAGCTGCAACGACAACGAAACGCTATCCGATGCCGCCTATCGCCAGAAGATCAACATCCCGCTGGATTGTCGAGATGGCGCCTGCGGCACCTGTCGCGGCCTGTGCGAGTCGGGCAGTTACGAGTTGCCGCCGTCCAGTTACATCGACGATGCGCTGACCGCGGAAGAGGCCGGCCAGGGCTATATCCTCGCCTGCCAGACACGGCCGAAGTCCGATTGCGTCATCCAGATCCCGGCCTCGTCACAAGCGTGCAAGACCGGCGTGACCACGTTCGACGGCACCCTGGCGTCGGTGGAAACCCTGTCCGACTCCACCATCGGCTTTGCCATCGAACTGGATGCTGCGGCCAACCTTGGTTTCCTGCCCGGCCAGTACGTGAAGGTCGACATTCCCGGCAGCGAGCTGTCGCGCGCCTACTCCTTCAGCTCGCCACCGGGCGCGGCGCAGGCGGCATTCGTGGTGCGCAATGTGCCGGGCGGCCGCATGAGCCAGTTCCTGCGCCACGATGCCCGCCCCGGTCAGCGCATCAGCTTCAGCGGCCCGTACGGCAGCTTCTACCTGCGCGAGGTGGTGCGTCCGGTGCTGTTCCTCGCCGGCGGTACCGGCATCGCGCCCTTCCTGTCGATGCTGGCGGTGCTGGCCGAAAGCGACAGCACGCAGCCGATCCGCATGGTGTTCGGCGTCACCAACGATGTCGACCTGGTGGCGCTGGAACAGCTGGAGGCCGCCCATGTCCGCCTGCCGCAGTTCGACTACCGCAGCTGCGTGGCGGCGGCCGACAGCGACCATCCGCGCAAGGGCTATGTCACTCAGCACATCGACCCGGCGTGGCTCAATGGCGGCGACGTCGACATCTACCTGTGCGGCCCGGTGGCGATGGTCGATGCGGTGCGCCAGTGGCTGGCCGACTCGGGCATTACCCCGGCCAACTTCTACTACGAGAAATTCTCGGCCAGCAGCGAGGCCTGACGGTATGCGACAGCAAAAACGCTTTGACGACAAGGTGGTGGTGGTAACGGGGGCGGCGCAGGGCATCGGCCGCGGTGTCGCCATCGGCGCGGCACAGGAGGGCGCCGCGCTGGTGCTGGTCGACCGCTCCGACTACGTGCACGAGGTGGCCGGCGAGATCAAGGCCGACGGCGGCCGCGCCATCGTGATCTCCGCCGACCTGGAGACCTATGCCGGTGCGCAGCAGGCGGTGACGGCGGCGCTGGATGAATTCGGCCGCATCGACGTGCTGGTCAACAACGTCGGTGGCACCATCTGGGCCAAGCCGTACCAGGAGTACGACGAATCCCAGATCGAGGCCGAGATCCGCCGCTCGCTGTTTCCGACGCTGTGGTGCTGCCGCGCGGTGCTGCCGGCGATGATTGCGCGGCGGCAGGGGGTGATCGTGAACGTGTCCTCCATCGCCACCCGCGGCATCTACCGCATTCCGTACTCGGCGGCCAAGGGCGGCGTCAACGCGCTGACCGCCAGCCTCGCCTTCGAGCACGCGCAGGACGGCATCCGCGTCAATGCGGTGGCCACCGGCGGCACCGAGGCGCCGCCGCGCAAGGTGCCGCGCAACGAGGCGGCGATGAGCGAGCAGGAGGCCAGCTGGTACCAGGGCATCGTCGAGCAGACCATCGCCTCCAGCCTGATGCACCGCTACGGCAGCATCGCGGAGCAGGTGGCAGCGATCCTGTTCCTGGCGTCGGACGAGTCCTCCTACATCACCGGCACGGTGTTGCCGGTCGGTGGTGGCGATCAGGGCTAGTTGTTGTTTCTTGAGTTTCCCTTTCCTTGCTGCGCGTCTTTGGCCGTCCCCACGGCGAAAGACGCGTTTTTTTTTGCACCGGCAAGGTTGGCCGCAAGCGCGGGCGGGGGATGATGACTGCTGCTGCGAGCGCCGCCGCGTGCTTGTGGCGCAAGGCGTGAATATGGAAGGAGCGAAGATGGGGTCTGAACAAGGCAAGACCGGCGGCGACGGCCCGCTGGCGCACCTGCGGCGGGACTGGTCGCTGTCGGCGGTCAGCGCCGGTTTTCTGGCGGTGCTGGTGTCCTACTCCGGGCCGCTGGTGATCTTTTTTCATGCGGCGGAAGTCGGGCATTTCGGCCGCGACATGGTGTCGTCGTGGGTGTGGGCGATTTCGATCGGCGCCGCACTGTCCGGCATCGTGCTGAGCTGGCGCACCAGGGTGCCGGTGATCACCGCTTGGTCGGCGCCCGGCACCGCGCTGCTGGTGACGCTGTTCCCGGCGATCTCGATGCCGCAGGTGGTGGGCGCCTACATCACCGCGGCGCTGATCATCTTCCTGATCGGCTGCTCCGGCTATTTTGACCGCATCATGCAGCGGATTCCGCGCGGCATTGCGGCGGGAATGATGGCCGGCATCCTGTTCCAGTTCGGGGTGCAGGCGTTCAGGTCGGCGGTGGCGGCGCCGCTGTTGGGCGTCAGCATGGTGCTGGCCTACCTGCTGTTCCGCCGCCTGTTGCCGCGCTACTGCATCGTGCTGGTGTTGCTGGTCGGTGTGCTGCTGTCGCTGGCGACGGGCCAGCTGCATGACGGCGGGGCGAGCTTCAGCCTGACGCGGCCGTTGTTCATCGCGCCGCAGTGGAGCATCGCGGCGACGCTGAGCCTGGCCATCCCGCTGGTCATCGTCAGCCTCACCGGGCAGTTCCTGCCG
Above is a genomic segment from Vogesella indigofera containing:
- a CDS encoding muconate/chloromuconate family cycloisomerase codes for the protein MIRSIETILADVPTIRPHKLSVATMSTQTLVLIRVLCDDGIEGWGEATTIGGLSYGEESPESIKANIDTHIAPQIVGMDARKVALVMARIRKTIQGNRFAKCAIETALLDAQARRLGIPLSELLGGRVRDALPVAWTLASGDTARDIAEAEQMLAQRRHRIFKLKIGLRSVQDDVAHVLAIKKALGDEVSVRVDVNQAWSELDAMAGIAALEAGGIDLIEQPVRAEQRASLARLASRFSVPLMADEALHGPQSAFELAASAGADVFAVKIAQSGGLLPAQLVGSLAQLAGIGLYGGTMLEGAVGTAASAHLFSTFASLSHGTELFGPLLLTEEILCEPLQYQDFMLQVPTGPGLGIQIDRDKLARLRRR
- the catC gene encoding muconolactone Delta-isomerase, which codes for MLFHVRMDVKLPHDMADSVAANLKQVEKDKAQALQRSGKWRHLWRVAGQYSNVSIFDVTDVDELHQLLSTLPLFPFMTIQVMPLCRHPSSVHDDDR
- the catA gene encoding catechol 1,2-dioxygenase, translating into MNHAEIDALVKSFIVDTASGAVNPRVQQVVVRLTSDLFKAIEDLDLQPSEIWKGLEYFAEAGASHELGLLAPGIGLERFIDIRQDEAEAKAGLTGGTPRTIEGPLYVAGAPTSTGFARLDDGSESAQGEVLFMQGTVYGADGKPLPGAQVEVWHANLMGNYSFFDKSQSHFNLRRTIITDEQGRYQFRSIVPMGYGCPPEGTTQRLLTQLGRHGRRPAHIHFFVSAPAHRKLTTQINIDGDEYLWDDFAFASREGLVPAVTRISDAAALDQKQLSQPFASIDFDFHLYGESAVAPAAEVARQRASA
- the benA gene encoding benzoate 1,2-dioxygenase large subunit, with amino-acid sequence MIPIHTDSSPRLKSLDDYLIENPQTGDYRLHRSVFTDEALFELEMKHIFEGNWIYLAHESQIPNNNDYYTTNMGRQPIFIARNRQGELNAFVNACTHRGATLCRHKRGNKATYTCPFHGWTFNNSGKLLKVKDPEDAGYPDCFNKEGSHDLKKVARFENYRGFLFGSLNADVKPLTEYLGEATKIIDMIVEQSPDGLEVLRGSSTYTFDGNWKLTAENGADGYHVSAVHWNYAATTSQRKEQNAREDNTRAMDAGKWGKQGGGFYAFEHGHMLLWTQWANPEDRPNFARRDEYADKLGPEMADWMVRNSRNLCLYPNVYLMDQFGSQIRVVRPLSVGKSEVTIYCIAPKGEPADARARRIRQYEDFFNASGMATPDDLEEFRACQQGYAGRAVEWNDMCRGATHWVEGADEAARKIGLKPVLSGVKTEDEGLYTVQHRYWLDVMKKAVAAEGGQA
- the benB gene encoding benzoate 1,2-dioxygenase small subunit codes for the protein MSTVNMELIRAFLYRESRLLDDEQWDDWLACYHDDAEFWMPSWDDDDTLVSDPQREISLIYYPNRQGLEDRVFRIKTERSSATMPDTRTSHNISNVELVAQDGAQVTVRFNWHTLSHRYKTDYSHFGMARYVIDFAGDSPKIRNKYVVLKNDYIHQVIDIYHI
- the benC gene encoding benzoate 1,2-dioxygenase electron transfer component BenC, with protein sequence MSYQIALQFEDGVTRFISCNDNETLSDAAYRQKINIPLDCRDGACGTCRGLCESGSYELPPSSYIDDALTAEEAGQGYILACQTRPKSDCVIQIPASSQACKTGVTTFDGTLASVETLSDSTIGFAIELDAAANLGFLPGQYVKVDIPGSELSRAYSFSSPPGAAQAAFVVRNVPGGRMSQFLRHDARPGQRISFSGPYGSFYLREVVRPVLFLAGGTGIAPFLSMLAVLAESDSTQPIRMVFGVTNDVDLVALEQLEAAHVRLPQFDYRSCVAAADSDHPRKGYVTQHIDPAWLNGGDVDIYLCGPVAMVDAVRQWLADSGITPANFYYEKFSASSEA
- a CDS encoding 1,6-dihydroxycyclohexa-2,4-diene-1-carboxylate dehydrogenase, with amino-acid sequence MRQQKRFDDKVVVVTGAAQGIGRGVAIGAAQEGAALVLVDRSDYVHEVAGEIKADGGRAIVISADLETYAGAQQAVTAALDEFGRIDVLVNNVGGTIWAKPYQEYDESQIEAEIRRSLFPTLWCCRAVLPAMIARRQGVIVNVSSIATRGIYRIPYSAAKGGVNALTASLAFEHAQDGIRVNAVATGGTEAPPRKVPRNEAAMSEQEASWYQGIVEQTIASSLMHRYGSIAEQVAAILFLASDESSYITGTVLPVGGGDQG
- a CDS encoding benzoate/H(+) symporter BenE family transporter; amino-acid sequence: MGSEQGKTGGDGPLAHLRRDWSLSAVSAGFLAVLVSYSGPLVIFFHAAEVGHFGRDMVSSWVWAISIGAALSGIVLSWRTRVPVITAWSAPGTALLVTLFPAISMPQVVGAYITAALIIFLIGCSGYFDRIMQRIPRGIAAGMMAGILFQFGVQAFRSAVAAPLLGVSMVLAYLLFRRLLPRYCIVLVLLVGVLLSLATGQLHDGGASFSLTRPLFIAPQWSIAATLSLAIPLVIVSLTGQFLPGMAILRGAGYAIPARPILLVTSAASLLVACFGGVTIVVAAITAALCTGQDAHEDPGKRYVAGIANGVFYLLGGLFSGAIVLLFAALSKALVAILAGVALIGAITANLLAVLQDEEQREASMITFLATASGMSYAGLGAAFWGVLIGSIACCVLRKPEARARVKTGTT